A single window of Desulfovibrio sp. G11 DNA harbors:
- the tatB gene encoding Sec-independent protein translocase protein TatB: protein MFGIGSTELLVILVVALIVLGPKSLANVSRTLGKAMGEFRRVSTDFQRTLNAEAEEEEQKKRKKEAAKAARAEADGTQAAQQSTEQAAEQPEPRAAQGMTAAKDAPASEAVLDTTVVQPPSEAPQAESVPQAAPAAEAAPETDTTASGVPVPPEGSPLAEALARTEAEARAAEARITPSTPASENGGKA, encoded by the coding sequence ATGTTCGGTATAGGCAGCACGGAACTTCTGGTCATCCTTGTGGTGGCCCTGATTGTGTTGGGTCCCAAGAGCCTTGCCAATGTGTCGCGCACGCTGGGCAAGGCCATGGGCGAATTCCGCCGGGTTTCCACCGACTTCCAGCGCACCCTCAATGCCGAGGCTGAAGAGGAAGAACAGAAAAAACGCAAAAAGGAAGCCGCCAAAGCCGCCAGAGCCGAAGCCGATGGCACGCAGGCGGCGCAGCAAAGCACAGAGCAGGCAGCGGAGCAGCCTGAACCCCGTGCCGCGCAGGGTATGACGGCAGCCAAGGATGCCCCTGCATCCGAAGCTGTGCTTGATACCACAGTTGTGCAGCCCCCTTCAGAGGCTCCGCAGGCTGAAAGCGTCCCCCAGGCCGCCCCTGCTGCTGAAGCCGCTCCGGAAACTGACACCACAGCTTCCGGCGTGCCGGTTCCTCCTGAAGGCAGCCCCCTGGCTGAAGCCCTGGCCCGAACTGAAGCTGAAGCGCGCGCTGCAGAAGCCCGCATTACTCCGTCCACCCCTGCTTCTGAAAACGGCGGCAAGGCATGA
- the guaA gene encoding glutamine-hydrolyzing GMP synthase, with product MPSKVIIIDYGSQVTQLIARRVREAGVYSEIHSCVTTAQQVAAMKPQAIILSGGPASVGEADAPALDPGFLELGVPVLGICYGMQLLAREMGGQLAQSLTREYGPADLNFTAPCALWEGITAPTRVWMSHGDKVMAPPPGFTVTGSTSTLEVAAMADETRKIYAVQFHPEVHHSVDGERMLHNFLFKVTGIKPDWTMSSFVERVVKEMAEQVGDRHVVCALSGGIDSTVVAVLLHRAIGKRLHCIFVDNGLLRLGEGDEVVSYLREHFDLNLNFVQAQERFLSKLKGVEDPEKKRKIIGHTFIEIFDEEANKLDQVDFLAQGTLYPDVIESISHKGPSAVIKSHHNVGGLPDTMKLKLIEPLRELFKDEVRKVAAELGMPDSIVWRHPFPGPGLAIRVLGEVSEERLNILRQADRIVQQELRESGWYRKVWQGFAVLLPLKTVGVMGDGRTYEHVVALRVVDSVDAMTADWARLPADLIERMSGRIINEVKGVNRVVYDVSSKPPSTIEWE from the coding sequence ATGCCCAGCAAGGTCATTATAATAGACTACGGCTCACAGGTTACCCAGCTTATCGCACGCCGTGTGCGTGAGGCCGGGGTATACTCCGAAATTCATTCCTGCGTGACCACCGCCCAGCAGGTGGCCGCCATGAAGCCCCAGGCCATCATCCTTTCCGGCGGCCCCGCCAGCGTGGGCGAAGCCGACGCACCGGCGCTGGACCCCGGTTTTCTTGAACTGGGTGTGCCCGTGCTCGGCATCTGCTATGGCATGCAGCTTCTGGCCCGCGAGATGGGCGGGCAGCTGGCCCAGTCTCTCACGCGCGAATACGGCCCGGCCGACCTCAATTTCACCGCACCCTGCGCCCTGTGGGAAGGTATCACCGCACCCACCCGCGTATGGATGAGCCATGGCGACAAGGTGATGGCCCCGCCGCCCGGCTTTACGGTTACTGGCAGCACCAGCACCCTTGAAGTGGCCGCCATGGCCGATGAGACCCGCAAAATCTACGCCGTGCAGTTCCATCCCGAAGTGCACCACAGCGTGGACGGCGAGCGCATGCTGCACAACTTCCTGTTCAAGGTCACGGGCATCAAGCCCGACTGGACCATGTCCTCCTTTGTGGAGCGCGTAGTCAAGGAAATGGCCGAGCAGGTGGGCGACAGGCACGTGGTCTGCGCCCTTTCGGGCGGTATCGACTCCACAGTGGTGGCCGTGCTGCTGCACAGGGCCATAGGCAAGCGCCTGCACTGCATCTTTGTGGACAACGGCCTGCTGCGTCTTGGCGAAGGTGATGAGGTGGTCAGCTACCTGCGCGAGCATTTTGACCTCAACCTCAACTTCGTGCAGGCGCAGGAGCGCTTTCTTTCCAAGCTCAAAGGCGTGGAAGACCCCGAAAAGAAACGCAAAATCATCGGCCACACCTTTATTGAAATTTTTGATGAAGAAGCCAACAAGCTGGATCAGGTGGACTTTCTGGCGCAGGGAACCCTGTATCCCGACGTCATTGAATCCATTTCCCACAAGGGACCCAGCGCCGTCATCAAGAGTCACCACAATGTGGGCGGCCTGCCCGACACAATGAAGCTCAAGCTTATTGAACCCCTGCGTGAACTCTTCAAGGACGAAGTGCGCAAAGTGGCGGCCGAACTCGGCATGCCCGACTCCATCGTGTGGCGGCATCCCTTCCCTGGTCCCGGCCTTGCCATCCGTGTGCTTGGCGAAGTGAGCGAAGAACGCCTCAACATCCTGCGCCAGGCCGACAGGATCGTGCAGCAGGAACTGCGCGAATCCGGCTGGTATCGTAAGGTCTGGCAGGGCTTTGCCGTGCTGCTGCCCCTCAAGACCGTGGGCGTTATGGGCGACGGGCGCACCTATGAACATGTGGTGGCCCTGCGCGTGGTCGACAGCGTTGACGCCATGACAGCAGACTGGGCGCGCCTGCCCGCTGATCTCATCGAGCGCATGTCGGGCCGCATCATCAATGAAGTCAAGGGCGTCAACCGTGTGGTTTACGATGTGTCCTCCAAACCGCCCAGCACCATTGAATGGGAATAG
- the guaB gene encoding IMP dehydrogenase: MFTNRGKALTFDDILLIPGYSDITPDAVDIATWLTPSIPLRIPLLSAAMDTVTESAMAISMARMGGIGIIHKNMPVSRQRLEVERVKKSESGMILDPVTISPNNTVQEALDLMSDFRVSGLPVVADDRLVGILTNRDVRFVEDGQAVHVADVMTSENLVTVPMGTSLAEAKQHLHEHRIEKLLVVDEEGHLRGLITMKDIDKVQKYPNACKDSAGRLRVGAAIGIGKDCEARAEQLLEAGADVLVLDSAHGHSVNVIKAIRMVKASFPNCQLVAGNVATYDGAKAILEAGADTVKVGIGPGSICTTRIVAGVGVPQVTAIMDGGRAAREMDRCCIADGGIKFSGDIVKALVVGAHSVMVGSLFAGTEESPGETILYQGRTYKIYRGMGSIDAMKEGSSDRYFQERSKKLVPEGIVGRVPYRGPVMEAVYQLMGGLRSGMGYVGAHNLTQLFENTTFCEISPAGLRESHVHDVVITKEAPNYRIEN; this comes from the coding sequence ATGTTCACCAATCGCGGCAAAGCGCTGACCTTTGACGACATTTTGCTCATTCCCGGCTATTCGGACATTACCCCTGACGCCGTGGATATAGCCACCTGGCTTACCCCTTCCATTCCCCTGCGCATCCCCCTGCTTTCCGCCGCTATGGATACCGTAACGGAATCGGCCATGGCCATTTCAATGGCCCGCATGGGGGGCATCGGCATCATCCATAAAAACATGCCCGTGTCCCGGCAGCGCCTGGAAGTAGAGAGAGTCAAAAAAAGCGAAAGCGGCATGATTCTCGACCCGGTGACCATTTCGCCCAACAACACGGTACAGGAAGCCCTTGACCTCATGTCGGACTTTCGCGTTTCCGGCCTGCCCGTGGTGGCCGATGACCGCCTGGTGGGCATTCTTACCAATCGTGACGTGCGCTTTGTCGAAGACGGCCAGGCCGTGCACGTGGCCGACGTCATGACCAGCGAAAACCTTGTTACCGTTCCCATGGGCACATCCCTTGCCGAAGCCAAGCAGCATCTGCACGAGCACCGCATTGAAAAACTGCTCGTGGTGGATGAAGAAGGGCACCTGCGCGGCCTTATCACCATGAAAGACATCGACAAGGTGCAAAAATATCCCAATGCCTGCAAAGACTCCGCCGGACGCCTGCGCGTAGGCGCGGCCATCGGCATCGGCAAGGATTGCGAAGCCCGCGCCGAGCAGCTGCTTGAGGCCGGAGCCGACGTGCTGGTGCTTGACTCCGCCCATGGGCATTCTGTCAACGTCATCAAGGCCATCCGTATGGTCAAGGCGTCGTTTCCCAACTGCCAGCTTGTGGCCGGCAACGTGGCCACCTACGACGGGGCCAAGGCCATTCTTGAAGCCGGAGCCGACACCGTCAAGGTGGGCATCGGCCCCGGCTCCATCTGCACCACCCGCATTGTGGCGGGCGTGGGTGTGCCCCAGGTCACGGCCATTATGGACGGCGGCCGCGCCGCCCGCGAAATGGACCGCTGCTGCATTGCCGACGGCGGCATCAAGTTTTCCGGCGATATCGTGAAGGCCCTTGTGGTGGGCGCGCATTCTGTCATGGTCGGTTCGCTTTTTGCCGGCACGGAAGAAAGCCCGGGCGAAACCATCCTGTACCAGGGCCGCACGTACAAAATCTACCGGGGCATGGGTTCCATTGATGCCATGAAGGAAGGCAGCTCTGACCGCTACTTCCAGGAAAGGAGCAAAAAACTCGTGCCTGAAGGCATTGTGGGCCGTGTGCCGTACCGTGGCCCGGTTATGGAAGCCGTGTACCAGCTCATGGGCGGCCTGCGCTCGGGCATGGGCTATGTGGGCGCGCACAACCTCACGCAACTGTTTGAAAATACTACCTTCTGCGAAATTTCCCCGGCGGGCCTGCGCGAAAGCCATGTGCACGATGTGGTAATCACCAAGGAAGCCCCCAACTATCGCATTGAGAACTAG